In Saprospiraceae bacterium, the sequence ACTATTTTTGCTACCATTGAAGAGCAAAAGTATAAGAATTAAATATCTGTTCACTTGACCAGTTCCATTTTAAGTATCAACATTTATTAAGTAACTGTATAAAGTAAGATTGACCAAATTCAGGGACACGATAATCAATAAGTTCAGAAATTATTTAGTGAACTATTATGCACGTTCAACTGGGGTTAAAGGTATTACTTTTTATGTTTTATAAGGACTCTTTACCCATTTAAATGCACGATGCTGTTGTCCTGAACAAGTTAAAGGCTTAGGATAGTTAATAAATGAAATTTTAGGGTAATTTTATCAAAATTTTCATGATGAATCGAGCTGCAATTGTAGGCATATTGCTTTTACCTTTTATTATGGGGTGGAGCCAGGTAATAAAAGCTCCAGAAGTTAAAGATGGATCAGGGCCATATCCTCAACTTATTATACGAGGAGCAACGCTAATCAACGGCAATGGAGCACCTCCAATCGGCCCTGTTGACATCGTGGTAGAAAATAACAGGATCAAAAGTGTCACACAGGTGGGATATCCGGGTATAGCTATAGATTCAGCAGGCAGACCCAAATTATTGCCTGGTGGCAAGGAAATTCAGGCAGAAGGTCAATATGTGTTGCCGGGATTTGTAGAAATGCATGGACATATCGGAGGCAATGCGCAGGGGGCTGATGCGGAGTATGTCTTTAAGCTTTGGATGGCTCACGGCATCACGACCGTAAGAGACCCAAGTGCAGGCAATGGTTTGGACTGGGTATTGGAAGAAAAAAAGAAATCTGCTCAAAATCTAATCACAGCACCACGCATTTTCGCCTATACTGCCTTCGGTATGGGTGCAAAAGAGCCGATCACCACGCCCGAACAAGCACGCCTTTGGGTGAGAGAAAATGCAGCAAAAGGAGCTGACGGGATCAAATTTTTTGGAGCCAATCCTGATATCATGCAGGCCGCACTCGAAGAAAACAAAAGGTTGGGCTTGCGGTCTGCCTGCCATCATGCTCAAATGAATGTAGCCCAATGGAATGTGCTCAACTCTGCCAGAGCTGGCCTCACCACGATGGAACATTGGTATGGTCTTCCTGAAGCCTTATTCGATACCCGTACCGTACAGGACTATCCTCCTGACTATAATTATGCCAATGAACAGGATCGGTTTGGCCAAGCTGGCAAATTATGGCTCCAGGCTGCCAAACCAGGTTCTCCAAAATGGAATGCGGTTATGGACGAATTATTGTCCCTTGACTTTACCCTTGACCCTACTTTTAACATCTATGAAGCCAATAGAGATCTCGCCAGGGCAAGGCTCCAAGAATGGCACCAGGACTACACCATGCCCAGTCTTTGGAAATTTTATGCACCCAGTAGGATTTCGCATGGTTCCTATTGGCATAGCTGGGGCACGGAGCAAGAAGTTGAATGGAAAGAAAACTATCGAATTTGGATGATGTTTGTGAATGAGTATAAAAACCGGGGAGGCAGAGTAACTGTAGGTACAGACTCAGGATTCATCTATCAGTTGTATGGTTTTTCATATCCCCGAGAACTTGAACTGTTGAGAGAAGCAGGATTTCATCCTTTAGAAATCATCCGAAGTGCTACTCTTTACGGAGCTCAGGCTTTAGGCATAGATAAAGAATTGGGGACGGTAGAACCAGGCAAATTAGCTGACCTGGTTATCATTAAAGAAAATCCTCTAAAAAACCTTCAAGTCTTATATGGTACAGGTGCAGTCGCCCTGGATGATTCTAATCAGGTAAAAAGAATTGGCGGAGTACTCTATACGATTAAAGATGGTATAGTGTATGATGCCAAAAAACTATTGGAGGATGTAAGAAACATGGTGGCTGAATCTAAAAAGGATTCAGGTGAACCTATTACTCAACCAGGAATAATTAAGAAATCATAACCTAACCATTCCTCCAATCCAGAGTACCAAGGTAGTCAAGCTTTAAAATCCTATAAATGATTTTTACGCCACAGAGTGTTTCCTTTTACAAAAAAACAAGAATCCAGGTTATAGAACATCTGGCACCCGACAGTATTGCCATCTTCCACAGCAATGATAAGATGCCATCTACAGGGGACCAATATTACCCTTTTCGGCAAAATAAGGATTTGTTGAGATTGTGTGGTATCTACCAGGAGGACACTGCCCTCGTACTATTTCCTGATCATCCGGATCAGCATAAAAGAGAATTGTTGTTCATCAGAAGGACAGACGACCATATCAGAATCTGGGAAGGTACCTGCCTGGATAAAGCTCAGGCGGAATCAGTATCAGGCGTAAAAAACATTTATTGGTTTGATCAGTTTGAGTCCATAGTCTATCCACTCATTGTCAGGGCCAAAAATGTCTATCTTAATAGCAATGAAAAAGCAGCTTATCCTTTAATCATAGAAAATCGGAATGAACGATATGGTAAACACCTGATGTCGCAATTCCCATTCCATCAATTCCATAGGCTGCAGCCCATTTTAAAAAATTTAAGTTTAGTCAAAACAAAAGAAGAAATACAAGCCATCAAAACTGCTATCAAGCTCACCGGTGATACCTGGAAAATCATCGATGCACTGATCAAACCAGGGATGCATGAATATGAAATCGCTGCAGAGATCAGCTACCAATTTGAAAAACAAGGAGCTATACATGCATTCGAACCCATTGTAGCCAGTGGCTCGTCAGCGTGCGCTTTACATTATAAATCCAATCATCAGATTTTAGCGAAAGATGATCTTATCCTGGTAGATTTTGGAGCGGAGCTCAATGGCTATGCTGCCGATATGACCAGGTGCAAAGCAATAGATGGGACTATGAATAAAAGACAGTTTGAAGTCTATGATCAAGTGCTTAGTGTCTTCCTTAATGTCAAACAAGTGGTCAAAGCCGGTTTAACGATTGCAGAATTGAATGATATAGCGGAGGAAAAAATGGGCGAATCATTATTGCAACTTGGGCTGGTACCCTCATCAGAGATAGCTGAGAAACAAAAAATTAAAAAGTATTTTCCTCATGGCGTAGCTCACTTCCTGGGTATGGATGTACACGATTATGGTGATAGATATACCGAGCTGCAACCTGGAATGATCATCACCTGTGAACCCGGGATCTATATTACTGAAGAAAGCATTGGCATCAGACTGGAAAACGACCTTTTAATTACCACAGAAGGTTGTATCGATTTGATGGAAGAGTATGAATTATAAGTTGAAATAAAAGCCGAACTTCGTTCATCAACCTTATCTACTGGTTTTACCAAAAGTGATGCCTGGCCAATCATCGGTGCGAAAAGGAATCATAGGCAAACCATCGCGACTATACATATTGCATACAGGATTGTCAGCCCAGGCATATCTAATAGCCACTGGATTGGAGATGTGGTCACTCCAAACCTCCATCTGCGTTGAACTAATGATTTTAGCTTCAGCCCATTCAAATCGTTTATCCTCACCTGCGATCGCAAAACCTTTGGGCTCAGGTGTATCAAAAGCGTAAAGCCCTTGTCCCACATTATTAAAAGTAAGAATGATTTTGCCCTTGTCGATTTGCATTGTTTGATAAGTGGGCCCGCTAAACAATATTCCTTTATTGTAATCTTTGGCCAAGGCCCATCTAGCCAACCTATCAGCTACAGTTTGTTTGTGTCGTGGATGAATGTCCCGCCCCTCACCCAAATCGATGATGACAGCCTGTCCTGTATTGGACAATCTATCCATGGTCATCGTCTGCGCTTCGCGCAATTCTGCCCAGCTGCTTTCACCAGTCATATCGGCCTCTTTTTGAAAATCAGCCAATTGTACATAATAAAACGGAAAGTCGCCTTGACCCCACTCCTCGCGCCAATTTTGAATCATCAAAGGGAAAAGATCCCGATATTGATATGCCCGACCTGCGTTGGATTCTCCCTGGTACCAAATTACTCCTTTTATACCATAGCCTATAGTCGGGTGTAATACCCCATTGTATATATTGGCTGGTCGCTGATTGCCTGACATTAAATCACCTGGTCGCTGAGGCCTGGGTGTGTTTCGCAGGCCGGATGGCAAGGCTTCCCATGCTTCCAAAGATTTCTTCCAATTAGTGACTTCCAATTCGTAATTATAGTGTAGTTCCTTGTCTTTCCACCAAGCCATGAGGTCATTATACTTAGGGTCTTTTAACAATATATCTTTATTGACCCAGGCTTCAGCAGCAGACCCTCCCCAGGAATCATCTATCAGTCCTATGGGTACATTTAAGGCATCGCACAAACGACGACCAAAAAAATATCCAATCGCAGAAAAGTCTTTTACAGACTCAGGAGTGCAAGCAGTCCAGGCACCCTCAAAATCGTTTTTAATTTGATCAGTGCCGACCCTAGGCACCGTGATCAACCGAATATTTGGCGCATTGGCAGTCAATATAGCCAACTCTGCACTATTGGTATTTTTAACAGGCCATTCCATATTCGATTGACCGGAACAAATCCATACTTCGCCTACAAGCACATCGTCGAAAAAAAATTTTGATTTTTCTCCGGCTATATTTAATCGGTATGGACCACCAACCGGCAGGGGCATTAGTTTTACTTTCCAATTACCTTTAAGATCGGATTTTGTAGTTTGGCTCTGACCATTAATCTCTACTGTAATCGTTTCGCCGGGAGTAGCCCATCCCCATACTGGATTGATTTGTTTTTGTTGCAATACCATATGGTCACCGAATATGGCTGGCAGTCGGAGTTGGGCTATCGACATTTGCAGACCCAGTATCGCAAAACAACAAGTGAACATTATTTTATTAATCATTGCTAGATATATTTTTAAAATTTGCATCAATTATGCCTTACCAAGATAACATGACTTGCCCTATTGTCAAAGTAATTATAAATTTTGTCAATTGAATCCCATTTATCCATGATGCTGCTCACAAGAAAAACATAAAAACCCCTCTTCAAAGCTCTCCTAAGAATGTCGAGAAAATAAAAAGTGCATTCAGAAAAAAAAATTATCTCAAATTATTAAAAACTAAACATTACAACTAGCATTCGATTTATAAAGTTAAATATTATCTTTCCACATATTAATTCATTTTACATCATATGAAATCAATCGTTTTCTTTTTAGCAACTTGTCTTTTTTTTATAAGTGCTTGCACCAAAAAAGAAGAAAGCCGTACACCAAAAAAAACGAATATCCTGTTTATCATGGCAGATGATCATGCCTATCAGGCGATCAGTGCTTACAGCGATCATTTGATCAAAACGCCTAATATCGATCGGATCGCAAAAGGAGGCATGTTGTTTTCAAATGCCTGTGTCACCAATTCGATTTGTGCACCTTCCCGTGCTACCATTTTGACGGGAAAGTTTAATCACCTTAATGGAAAAATTGACAATAATCTGCCTTTTGATACTACTCAGCTCACTTTTCCGCAATTATTCCAGCAAGCAGGGTATCAGACTGCCATGTTCGGCAAATTGCACTTTGGCAACAATCCCAAAGGCGTAGATGAGTTTATGATTTTGCCTGGACAAGGAGATTATATCAACCCTTCTTTTAATACTTCACGTGGAGATACTACCATAACGGGTTACGCGACAGACATTATCACCGATCTCACTTTGGACTGGCTTTCAAAGAAAAGAGATACTACCAGGCCATTCATGATGATGTATCTGCATAAAGCACCTCACCGACCCTGGTGGCCAAGGCCTGATAAAATGGCTGAATTTTCTACGAAAACCTTTCCAGAGCCCGCTACTTTATTTGATGATTATAAAAACCGGGGTACTGCAGCTAAGTCAGCGGAAATGAACATATTCAGGCACATGATGTATACACACGATAGCAAAATCAGGCCAGAAACTTTGGCATCAATGGGCAAAGTGCTCCCGGATATGCCAATGATTAAAGATGGTTTTACTGGTCCCTACAATCGTGCTAATGCTGATCAAAAAGCCTTATACGATCCTATTATCGATTCGATCAATGCTTCATTTAAAGCCAGATGGCCCAAGATGAATGATAAAGAGAAAATGCAATGGAAGTATCAGAGGTACATGCAGGATTACCTGGC encodes:
- a CDS encoding sialate O-acetylesterase; amino-acid sequence: MINKIMFTCCFAILGLQMSIAQLRLPAIFGDHMVLQQKQINPVWGWATPGETITVEINGQSQTTKSDLKGNWKVKLMPLPVGGPYRLNIAGEKSKFFFDDVLVGEVWICSGQSNMEWPVKNTNSAELAILTANAPNIRLITVPRVGTDQIKNDFEGAWTACTPESVKDFSAIGYFFGRRLCDALNVPIGLIDDSWGGSAAEAWVNKDILLKDPKYNDLMAWWKDKELHYNYELEVTNWKKSLEAWEALPSGLRNTPRPQRPGDLMSGNQRPANIYNGVLHPTIGYGIKGVIWYQGESNAGRAYQYRDLFPLMIQNWREEWGQGDFPFYYVQLADFQKEADMTGESSWAELREAQTMTMDRLSNTGQAVIIDLGEGRDIHPRHKQTVADRLARWALAKDYNKGILFSGPTYQTMQIDKGKIILTFNNVGQGLYAFDTPEPKGFAIAGEDKRFEWAEAKIISSTQMEVWSDHISNPVAIRYAWADNPVCNMYSRDGLPMIPFRTDDWPGITFGKTSR
- a CDS encoding aminopeptidase P N-terminal domain-containing protein: MIFTPQSVSFYKKTRIQVIEHLAPDSIAIFHSNDKMPSTGDQYYPFRQNKDLLRLCGIYQEDTALVLFPDHPDQHKRELLFIRRTDDHIRIWEGTCLDKAQAESVSGVKNIYWFDQFESIVYPLIVRAKNVYLNSNEKAAYPLIIENRNERYGKHLMSQFPFHQFHRLQPILKNLSLVKTKEEIQAIKTAIKLTGDTWKIIDALIKPGMHEYEIAAEISYQFEKQGAIHAFEPIVASGSSACALHYKSNHQILAKDDLILVDFGAELNGYAADMTRCKAIDGTMNKRQFEVYDQVLSVFLNVKQVVKAGLTIAELNDIAEEKMGESLLQLGLVPSSEIAEKQKIKKYFPHGVAHFLGMDVHDYGDRYTELQPGMIITCEPGIYITEESIGIRLENDLLITTEGCIDLMEEYEL
- a CDS encoding amidohydrolase family protein, coding for MNRAAIVGILLLPFIMGWSQVIKAPEVKDGSGPYPQLIIRGATLINGNGAPPIGPVDIVVENNRIKSVTQVGYPGIAIDSAGRPKLLPGGKEIQAEGQYVLPGFVEMHGHIGGNAQGADAEYVFKLWMAHGITTVRDPSAGNGLDWVLEEKKKSAQNLITAPRIFAYTAFGMGAKEPITTPEQARLWVRENAAKGADGIKFFGANPDIMQAALEENKRLGLRSACHHAQMNVAQWNVLNSARAGLTTMEHWYGLPEALFDTRTVQDYPPDYNYANEQDRFGQAGKLWLQAAKPGSPKWNAVMDELLSLDFTLDPTFNIYEANRDLARARLQEWHQDYTMPSLWKFYAPSRISHGSYWHSWGTEQEVEWKENYRIWMMFVNEYKNRGGRVTVGTDSGFIYQLYGFSYPRELELLREAGFHPLEIIRSATLYGAQALGIDKELGTVEPGKLADLVIIKENPLKNLQVLYGTGAVALDDSNQVKRIGGVLYTIKDGIVYDAKKLLEDVRNMVAESKKDSGEPITQPGIIKKS
- a CDS encoding sulfatase encodes the protein MKSIVFFLATCLFFISACTKKEESRTPKKTNILFIMADDHAYQAISAYSDHLIKTPNIDRIAKGGMLFSNACVTNSICAPSRATILTGKFNHLNGKIDNNLPFDTTQLTFPQLFQQAGYQTAMFGKLHFGNNPKGVDEFMILPGQGDYINPSFNTSRGDTTITGYATDIITDLTLDWLSKKRDTTRPFMMMYLHKAPHRPWWPRPDKMAEFSTKTFPEPATLFDDYKNRGTAAKSAEMNIFRHMMYTHDSKIRPETLASMGKVLPDMPMIKDGFTGPYNRANADQKALYDPIIDSINASFKARWPKMNDKEKMQWKYQRYMQDYLACISSVDDNVGRVLDYLDESGLAENTLVVYTSDQGFYLEEHGWFDKRFIYDESFKTPLLIRWPHMIKPGTTNDEMVQNLDFAQTFLEIAGIVAPKDMQGESLVPLLKGNDTAWTRDAVYYHYYEYPAVHMVKRHYGAVTKEYKLVHFYDDVDEWELYDRKKDPQEMNNVYADPAYADIVKNMTAKLADLRIKYKDSKELDQHFINIYKENGWYNRLNRK